CCTTCCATCTGCAGTTCGATCAGGCGGTTGAGCTCGAGCGCGTACTCCATCGGCAGCTCGCGCGCGATGGGCTCGACGAAGCCACGGACGATCATCGCCATCGCCTCGTCCTCCTCCATCCCGCGGCTCATCAGGTAGAAGAGCTGGTCGTCGCTGACCTTCGAGACGGTCGCCTCGTGGCCGAGCGACACGTCGTCCTCGCGGACGTCGACGTACGGGTACGTGTCGGAGCGGCTGATGTCGTCGACGAGCAGCGCGTCGCACTTGACCGTGCTGGCGGAGTGCTCAGCACCCTCCTGGACCTGGAGCAGGCCACGGTACGAGGCACGACCACCGCCGCGCGCGACCGACTTGGAGATGATCGAGCTCGAGGTGTGCGGCGCGGCGTGGACCATCTTGGCGCCGGAGTCCTGGTGCTGGCCCCCGCCGGCGAACGCGAGCGACAAGGTCTCGCCGCGGGCGTGCTCGCCGAGCAGGTAGATCGCCGGGTACTTCATGGTCACCTTGGAGCCGATGTTGCCGTCGACCCACTCCATCTGCGCGCCCTCCTCGCAGGTGGCGCGCTTGGTGACCAGGTTGTAGACGTTGTTGGACCAGTTCTGGATGGTCGTGTAGCGGCAGCGGCCGCCCTTCTTCACGACGATCTCGACGACCGCGGAGTGCAGCGAGTCGGTCTTGTAGATCGGCGCGGTGCAGCCCTCGACGTAGTGGACGTACGCGTCCTCGTCGACGATGATCAGCGTCCGCTCGAACTGGCCCATGTTCTCGGTGTTGATCCGGAAGTAGGCCTGCAGCGGGATGTCCACGTGGACGCCCTTGGGCACGTAGATGAACGACCCGCCCGACCAGACGGCCGAGTTGAGCGCGGAGAACTTGTTGTCGCCGACCGGGATGACGGTCGCGAAGTACTC
Above is a genomic segment from Mumia sp. Pv4-285 containing:
- the sufB gene encoding Fe-S cluster assembly protein SufB encodes the protein MTTTPDTGTAPNAAGSAVPNAIEQANPELEGLGRYDFGWADPDIAGASAKRGLNEDVVRDISGRKSEPDWMLDLRMKGLKLFGRKPMPSWGADLSGIDFDNIKYFVRSTEKQATSWEELPEDIKNTYDRLGIPEAEKQRLVAGVAAQYESEVVYHQIREDLEEQGVIFLDTDTALKEHPELFKEYFATVIPVGDNKFSALNSAVWSGGSFIYVPKGVHVDIPLQAYFRINTENMGQFERTLIIVDEDAYVHYVEGCTAPIYKTDSLHSAVVEIVVKKGGRCRYTTIQNWSNNVYNLVTKRATCEEGAQMEWVDGNIGSKVTMKYPAIYLLGEHARGETLSLAFAGGGQHQDSGAKMVHAAPHTSSSIISKSVARGGGRASYRGLLQVQEGAEHSASTVKCDALLVDDISRSDTYPYVDVREDDVSLGHEATVSKVSDDQLFYLMSRGMEEDEAMAMIVRGFVEPIARELPMEYALELNRLIELQMEGAVG